In Acanthopagrus latus isolate v.2019 chromosome 17, fAcaLat1.1, whole genome shotgun sequence, the following are encoded in one genomic region:
- the LOC119005927 gene encoding histone-lysine N-methyltransferase ASH1L-like isoform X1 has translation MDQRVKGGTPPTTNSTLDPTSAPEDSGQEVAEKKRRGEGENGHVGEKEEEKRGAGRKREGDKGAVLELLIEGRCGSAGQQQLQISGRETSCPEGNVRLRIGLQAKRTKKPPKILESYVCKPTIRTYQRQGRGALARGDGEGGGVGQQQSKTSSAPDEATRDHCSGLDAVQTTSKQTASAAASPPLASSSLSSPSSSSSSSQPLSLSSTFTTASSPASVPAITSQGTKSAKQVPIKLADKPEVNSNGSSERVKKEKVTSVNGQPVPAGHKSCSPTTDRTASSTLSTQCIQALSASEARTEGKTSKKHNGLVQTAKQKGISNGKGSADIIGTSTSSKVKVGKHSSSSVSSVDSSTRPPVSSSSHKELSNKGRPDSPSSLAVNSKPQSSPTADLSSAQSQDQDLEKKREKERKVEKEKRRDKKSKRDRLEAERAKSESRKEEGKKKKKKGKDGKSRHGKEKDERRKTDDIWRDELKTERGKTEKKRDKLSPDRQRTEDNNAKCGETVDGGKLDKTSKVVNPCRADEIDKTDDGCKPVKQAEPATGDTSKSKEQDVSRHSTVPPSHPSSSAPPSLPTPSARAPVSPPSSPQEQDSRPLKKRKARRPSWTKLVHRAQRAENQEAPSDSQHNPSLNFPQNPKTSLPAKATIQQTDESHPAPSSCLTSGSSSVSSATKPSSPKQNHPTSDPSPPVSRCAITPARKRGRPKSHSSSVDEPLPRLSPNAIPAEVPLLGCDRIKKAPVLEPSPILQSAAQFKPSPKKRGRPPKRPLPEDQSGDALNRTEETDRCHPPEKGRQLKIRRLINEMKKRKKRRLQKVILSGYVGKDGRASQAADGETSLRMCKSIETTTVQTLSALSSSFGSTLGPQINVSKRGTIYMGKRRGRKPKTQTAPTVQTSSQNSSQSSLFTNPSETSLFSNQPQPPPSHPFPSPSLTHSSGAQSPYSEGSLTEPTTSLLFPHPFSLPSPSSSCTSPRPPSSSSLSPFVKKSCPCQGRHHFPFHQSSCKLSCPTPPLHHAPGSPGHLKEATPSPRSESHSEETLPSDSGIGTDNNSVSERGEIRGARGMLRLGQGSGVMLGAQRHPSSLIDRPSPVSSPLSHMPRHANPITNSASVERHRDRHRHRRRDYDCSSSCTCMCPCPCPGHNKCTHSDYYPCLGHNALKRQKNKHKKKHQQLHMQDPEFLAELEDLISQFSEVHIGRRGWARTGLGQGFDGSGNAAGGRRHHSSSHSHRSNIFRINLNGFYSPHPSPYSANTSYSPQPFYPCQAVHCNRKPDRRQCSCPSKFQETIENMGFYSSYPPATTLYHHLPSSYPLPSPHQYAPHQSHHAHFLLNPARFHRRRSRLLREGALGGDVEGDIGGGSSGVGGSHLSSGFTSSLSCGCGRSEHKHKHKHRHRHCEQDMDDEEELHEDEEEDGMEREGLASSKSRSGFILGQGEGGRKGARGMGSMLSKESPWLCENGNESFSSTAAATSSSSSAERYKHTSLTSLGLGSSHLSSFGGGWGGLGQSWTKFGGMGGTGFGNSNPSWRSFTGEQRTGRMIASDGEDDDDESAQESQLYRTSPSPTHTNLFTSAAMATGGRGLRSRLAGRNPGSGDRSWRRDEPAWTERREAGLQGDSRSLGLQKSVPTSDSVAGKNKRRPGRPRKHPLPTTVSSPAHSSAAPSMSSPDLLPGHGHNRDGREVGGRKEERGPERDRGGDTAQQVTDFELQARRKRGRKRKHGDSPCHQSVAEDKPEGDTPTECFSQSDADQAPSQPVTIQREERADGPPRKNFLRAGLYSDDYKTTDPPSSQAQQCRESLEYTPEEREYSLLPAPMHVGKYLRLKRIHFQLPYDVMWLWQHNQLQRQPAVPLKRKRRYCRLKERTSSSLRTAEESSSDITSLFPHLDMDPLTSSERSFVVKHHVFLVRNWELVRDRQIRLRIERERDAEGEEGDAPHPSCDEANGDNSHIKSGQPVGVEVTVVSSDPHHQSQDTSSSLTAIPCPTKTQSRPEEEDGEEEKRGEEEACSREQRRKRLNDLLLTLQHS, from the exons ATGGACCAGAGAGTGAAGGGGGGAACCCCTCCAACCACAAACTCCACTCTGGACCCCACCTCCGCACCTGAAGACTCTGGGCAGGAAgtggcagagaaaaagaggagaggtgagggggAGAATGGGCATGTaggggaaaaggaggaggagaaaaggggagcagggagaaagagagaaggagacaagGGGGCAGTGCTGGAGCTGCTCATCGAGGGGCGCTGTGGAAGCGCGGGGCAGCAACAGCTTCAGATCTCCGGCAGAGAGACGAGCTGCCCTGAGGGGAATGTACGACTCCGCATCGGACTGCAGGCCAAACGCACCAAGAAACCCCCTAAGATCTTGGAGAGCTACGTGTGCAAGCCCACCATCAGGACCTATCAGAGGCAAGGCAGGGGGGCACTGGCGAGGGGGGATggcgaaggaggaggagtgggccagcagcagagcaaaaCCAGCTCGGCTCCAGACGAGGCAACCAGAGATCATTGCTCAGGCTTGGATGCTGTCCAGACCACATCCAAACAaactgcatctgctgctgcttcaccgCCACtcgcatcatcatcattatcatcgccgtcatcatcatcctcgTCATCGCAGCCACTGTCCTTATCATCGACATTTACGACAGCTTCCAGCCCAGCCTCAGTCCCTGCCATAACCAGCCAAGGGACCAAGTCAGCCAAACAG GTTCCTATCAAGCTGGCCGATAAGCCAGAGGTGAATTCAAATGGCTCATCGGAGAGGGTGAAGAAAGAGAAGGTAACGAGTGTTAATGGCCAGCCTGTCCCTGCAGGACACAAATCGTGTTCGCCCACAACAGACCGGACAGCTTCATCTACTCTTTCCACGCAGTGCATCCAAGCCCTGTCTGCTTCAGAAGCCAGGACTGAAGGAAAGACCTCCAAGAAACACAATGGTTTGGTACAGACGGCAAAACAGAAGGGAATATCGAATGGGAAAGGCTCCGCCGACATCATTGGCACTTCCACCTCATCAAAAGTCAAGGttggaaaacacagcagctcttctgtttcttctgtggACTCCTCAACGAGACCTCCAGTCTCCTCCAGCTCCCACAAAGAACTGTCCAATAAGGGCAGGCCAgactctccttcctctctcgcAGTCAACTCTAAACCACAGTCCTCCCCTACTGCGGATCTCTCCTCTGCCCAGTCCCAAGATCAGGATctagagaaaaagagagagaaagaaaggaaagtgGAGAAAGAGAAACGGAGAGACAAAAAGTCAAAGCGGGATAGACTGGAGGCTGAAAGAGCAAAGAGTGagagcaggaaggaggaagggaagaagaagaaaaagaaagggaaggatGGAAAATCAAGACACGGTAAAGAAAAGGATGAAAGACGTAAGACTGATGATATATGGAGGGATGAGCTGAAGACTGAAAGAGGAAAGACTGAGAAAAAGAGGGACAAACTCAGCCCAGACAGGCAGAGGACAGAGGATAATAATGCAAAATGTGGTGAAACAGTTGATGGTGGCAAACTAGATAAAACCAGCAAAGTAGTGAATCCATGCAGAGCAGATGAGATAGACAAGACAGATGACGGTTGCAAGCCAGTTAAACAAGCTGAGCCTGCAACAGGTGATACCAGTAAATCAAAAGAACAGGACGTCTCAAGACATTCAACTGTGCCTCCAAGCCAcccctcttcttctgctcctccctctctgcccaCTCCTTCTGCCCGTGCCCCTGTTTCCCCCCCTTCTTCCCCCCAAGAGCAGGACAGCCGCCCGCTGAAGAAACGTAAAGCCAGACGGCCCAGCTGGACCAAGCTGGTGCACAGAGCTCAGAGAGCGGAAAATCAGGAAGCCCCTTCAGATTCCCAACATAATCCTTCGCTAAATTTTCCCCAGAACCCAAAAACATCACTTCCTGCCAAGGCCACAATTCAGCAGACTGATGAATCACACCCAGCTCCCTCTAGCTGCTTAACCAGCggctcctcctccgtctcttctgCAACCAAACCTTCATCTCCCAAGCAGAATCACCCCACATCAGATCCAAGCCCCCCTGTTTCCAGATGCGCCATCACCCCTGCCCGAAAAAGGGGCCGCCCTAAATCCCACAGCTCTAGTGTAGATGAACCTCTCCCTAGACTTTCACCAAATGCCATCCCAGCTGAGGTGCCTCTTCTGGGGTGTGACAGAATTAAGAAAGCGCCCGTGCTGGAGCCAAGTCCAATCCTGCAAAGTGCTGCTCAGTTTAAACCCAGCCCCAAGAAGCGTGGCCGTCCTCCCAAACGACCCCTCCCCGAAGACCAGAGCGGAGATGCACTGAATCGCACTGAAGAAACGGACAGATGTCATCCTCCTGAGAAGGGCAGGCAGCTAAAGATCAGGAGGCTGATTAatgagatgaagaaaagaaagaagaggagactCCAAAAGGTAATTCTGTCTGGGTATGTAGGGAAGGATGGACGGGCTAGCCAGGCAGCAGATGGTGAGACCTCTTTGAGAATGTGTAAATCAATAGAGACGACAACAGTACAAACGCTTTCGGCCCTGTCCTCGTCCTTTGGGAGTACCCTGGGCCCTCAGATCAATGTGAGCAAGAGAGGGACCATCTACATGGGAAAGAGGCGAGGACGCAAGCCTAAAACCCAGACTGCTCCGACAGTCCAAACCAGCTCCCAGAACTCCTCTCAGTCGTCACTGTTTACCAACCCCTCTGAAACATCTCTCTTCTCCAACCAGCCCcagcctcctccctctcacccattcccctccccttctctcacCCACTCCAGCGGGGCCCAGAGCCCTTACAGCGAAGGCAGCCTCACAGAACCAACAACCTCCCTACTTTTTCCTCAccccttctccctcccctccccgtcATCCTCCTGTACCTCCCCgcgtcctccctcctcctcatccctctctccctttgtgAAGAAGAGTTGTCCGTGTCAGGGAAGGCATCACTTCCCCTTTCACCAGTCGTCATGTAAGCTCTCCTGCCCTACTCCTCCACTGCATCACGCTCCCGGCTCCCCCGGCCACCTGAAAGAGGCCACACCCTCACCCAGGAGCGAATCACACAGTGAAGAGACACTGCCTAGCGATAGCGGGATTGGAACAGATAACAACAGCGTTTCTGAGCGAGGGGAGATTCGGGGCGCTCGAGGCATGCTTAGGTTGGGTCAGGGGTCAGGAGTGATGCTGGGAGCTCAAAGGCACCCTTCCTCTCTTATCGACCgtccctctcctgtctcctcacccCTGTCTCACATGCCCAGACATGCAAACCCCATCACCAACTCAGCATCTGTGGAGCGGCACCGAGACAGACACAGGCACAGGCGGAGGGATTACgactgttcctcctcctgtacTTGCATGTGCCCATGCCCGTGCCCAGGACACAACAAGTGCACTCATTCAGATTACTACCCTTGCCTTGGGCACAATGCACTGAAgcgacagaaaaataaacacaaaaagaagcaccagcagctgcacaTGCAGGATCCAGAGTTTCTGGCTGAGCTAGAAGACCTGATCAGTCAGTTCAGCGAGGTCCATATTGGACGGCGAGGTTGGGCGAGGACAGGACTGGGACAAGGCTTTGATGGGAGTGGGAACGCAGCTGGAGGAAGGCGccatcactcctcctcccaTTCGCACCGCTCCAACATCTTCAGGATCAATCTGAATGGCTTCTACTCACCTCACCCTTCACCTTACTCTGCTAATACCTCCTACTCCCCGCAGCCCTTCTACCCCTGCCAGGCTGTGCATTGTAACAGGAAGCCAGACCGCAGGCAATGTAGCTGCCCATCAAAGTTTCAGGAGACCATTGAAAATATGGGATTTTACAGCAGCTACCCCCCGGCCACAACACTTTACCACCACCTCCCCAGCTCCTACCCTCTTCCCTCCCCGCACCAGTATGCTCCCCATCAGTCCCATCATGCCCACTTTCTCCTCAACCCCGCCAGGTTCCACAGGCGGAGGAGCAGGTTGCTGAGGGAAGGAGCTTTGGGAGGAGATGTGGAGGGAGACATAGGTGGAGGAAGCAGTGGAGTAGGAGGCTCACACCTCAGCTCAGGGTTCACATCCAGCCTCTCGTGTGGCTGTGGGAGGagcgaacacaaacacaagcataaACACCGCCACAGGCACTGCGAGCAAGATATGGATGACGAGGAGGAGTTgcacgaggacgaggaggaagacgggatggagagagaggggttgGCCAGTTCAAAGTCAAGGTCAGGGTTCATTTTGGGccaaggagaaggaggaaggaaaggggCAAGAGGAATGGGGAGTATGCTGTCTAAAGAATCACCTTGGTTATGTGAGAACGGAAATGAGtccttctcctccactgctgccgccacgtcatcatcatcctcagcagagaggtacaaacacacatcccTCACATCGCTGGGGCTGGGCTCCTCTCACCTGTCGTCATTCGGTGGAGGCTGGGGCGGACTGGGCCAGAGCTGGACAAAATTTGGTGGCATGGGAGGGACAGGATTTGGGAACTCAAACCCCAGCTGGAGAAGCTTCACCGGGGAGCAACGCACAGGCCGAATGATTGCATCAGACGGAGAGGACGACGACGACGAGTCCGCTCAAGAGTCACAGTTGTATAGAACGTCGCCATCCCCAACGCACACCAACCTGTTCACAtctgctgccatggcaacagggggGAGGGGTCTGAGGAGCAGATTGGCCGGGAGGAATCCAGGAAGTGGAGACAGGTCATGGAGGAGAGATGAGCCAGcttggacagagaggagagaagcag GTTTACAAGGTGACTCGAGAAGCCTGGGGCTGCAGAAAAGTGTGCCAACGTCAGACAGTGTGgcagggaaaaacaaaaggaggccAGGGCGGCCCAGAAAGCACCCACTGCCCACCACCGTATCCTCCCCCGCGCACTcatctgcagctccctccatgTCATCGCCTGACCTCTTGCCAGGACACGGCCACAACAGAGATGGGAGAGAAgtgggagggagaaaagaggagagagggccAGAGAGAGATCGAGGAGGCGACACAGCGCAGCAGGTGACAGATTTTGAGCTGCAGgccaggaggaagagaggacggAAGAGAAAACATGGTGACTCTCCTTGTCATCAGAG CGTCGCCGAGGATAAACCCGAGGGTGACACCCCCACTGAATGTTTTAGCCAATCAGATGCTGACCAGGCTCCTTCCCAACCAGTTACCATCCAAAGAGAGGAGCGAGCAGATGGTCCTCCCAGGAAGAACTTTCTGAGGGCAGGACTTTACTCTGATGATTACAAAACCACAGA tcccccctcctcccaaGCCCAGCAGTGCAGAGAGAGTTTGGAGTACACACCAGAGGAGCGTGAATACAGCCTTTTACCTGCTCCCATGCATGTTG GGAAGTACCTGCGGCTGAAGAGGATTCATTTCCAGTTACCTTATGATGTTATGTGGCTGTGGCAGCACAATCAG CTTCAGAGGCAGCCTGCTGTCCCCCTGAAGAGGAAGCGGCGCTACT GCCGGCTGAAGGAGAGGACTTCATCCTCTCTCAGGACAGCG gaggagagctccagtgacatcaccagCCTGTTTCCTCACCTCGACATGGATCCTCTGACCAGCAGTGAGAG GAGCTTTGTGGTGAAACACCACGTGTTCCTGGTGAGGAACTGGGAGctggtgagagacagacagatccGACTGaggatagagagggagagagacgcagagggagaggagggcgACGCGCCACATCCGTCCTGTGATGAAGCCAATGGGGACAACAGCCACATCAAGTCAG GTCAGCCAGTGGGGGTGGAGGTAACGGTTGTCAGCAGTGACCCCCACCATCAGAGTCAGGACACCTCCAGCTCGCTCACTGCCATCCCCTGT CCCACCAAAACCCAGAGcagaccagaggaggaggacggagaggaagaaaaacgaggggaggaagaggcctgcagcagagaacagaggaggaaacggCTGAATGATTTACTTTTGACCCTGCAGCATTCATAA